Sequence from the Diorhabda carinulata isolate Delta chromosome 5, icDioCari1.1, whole genome shotgun sequence genome:
AGCAACCACAAATTCACGTTACTTGTGATATGACACGTTATCATGATAAAGAACAAATCCTTTATCCAGAACATTTTCTTTCCTGTAcgagattttgaatttttgaattagtaTTCGAAGAATAAATCTTCTATTTGAATAAACAAGTTTTTCACATATAAAACAGTTACTACTCAATGTGTTGAATATCCAAGTTTCACGACAGACGTTGCATAAACGACtgaaatgatttcaaatttacaGTACTTGCCTTAACAGCCGAGGCCATAAGACATATTAGTTGAAATAAATACTCACCTTGAATATGGTCTTCTAGTTCTGTTAGCTATTTTTACAATATCAATGCCTCGTATAGTTGTTGGTGATGGGCGAGTACCTCTTGTTCTTGGACGAGTTGTGGTTGTAACAGTTGATCGTGATAGAGTTGTCGTTACTGTTGTTGTTGATGCAAATCTTGTCGTTTGTGTCGGTTCGGGAATTTGCACTACTGTTGTTGCTAccactataaaaaataatcagaatcTCATTGTACGAACAATTTTTCTCGATATTCCgtgaataaattaaatgtacTCACTTTCACAAGTTGGCGGCAAATTGTCATAATGTCCGTTGGTTAAACATGTTAATATTTCTGGTCCATTTAATACGTAACCATTGTTACAACTGTATGTTACTTCCATTCCAAAAATTGTAGCATTCGATATATCAACATTTCCATTTTCTATTGGAGCGGGCGGTTCACACTGGATGGCTGTAAGAAGATATTAAGAAGATAATAATCAGTGCTTGATGTTAAAGGACaaccaataaaaacaattatgtaGTATAGAGAAAATCTAACGATACTTATGAAagtattatgaatatttagttGAGTGCGACAAAAATCAGTGGGCTTCATAATATGAATAGTGTGAAAATGTATCGAATATTCAAGAAAGTAAGTTCTATATTATCCAAAAAGGTGATTATCGATTACAAGCTGAAAACGTACCTTCACATCTTGGCGGCGGTCCGTTCCATCTTTCGTCGATATCACAGGCCAGCTGTGCTCGTCCAATCATCTCATACCCTTCATTACAAGAATAAATAACTCTTGATAAATAGCCAACACTATCATTCACCAAATTGTACTCTCCATTGGATATATCCGCTGGATATCCACACTGTATTCCTgaagtaaacaaaatttattcaagtgAAATAGTAAAGAAAAGCGATAAGTGATTAGTAAAACGGCTGAAAACTATACTCACTTTTACAGACCGGAGGAAATTCGTTATAAAATCCAGTTTCTAAACAAACTCGGGTAGCTGGTCCTACTAGAAGGTGACCTTCATCACAAGAATATTCGATTGTTGAACCAACATTGAAGTTTGGAGCAATCATTGTAGAGTTTGGTGGTTGTTCGGGACGTCCACATGCTTTCGGttctgattaaataaataaaattacaactaaacaattttcatatgcTACTGGATACAAAAAATGGtatatttgtttaattcttcgcatattagaaaaattagattaataataaacattacacTTACGATGTTgacaaatataatttaaacgCATTGTACAATCTGTATCGGACCATAACCAGCCTTTAGTGCCGTCATAGCGGGCGCAATCTCCATTGCCAACTGGTAGATTCCAAAATGAAACTGTAACGTCTTCGGCACTCAACCATTTCCATCCGCGGGTATCTGGATCTCTTATAGCTCCCATCCAATATTGCCCTCCAGCGTCGCTTCTATGCCTTCTCCACAATTCCCAACTAATGAATCCTTGAAGAGCAGGATTGCTCTCGTCGACCAAAGTTCCTCCTCTTGATCTACAGAAAGAGAGAGCTTCGCGGAAAGGTAGAGGCTGTCTATTATAGAAGATGTAGCATTTTCCATTGTAAGTTGCTGTACTAcctaattaaaacaaaagtttgttatattttgttcgcaaatagaatagaataagtTGAAGAAGCTCCTCACTGTAATATTAAGATCAATACTTTTCATATAATTGACTCCAAACtccaaaaaaatcaagtttttctatatttagtTCAAATTTCATCCTGTATGACGAAAATCGAGAATTTGATCTTTAGATTATAAATTAACGTACGACTATGATttcttgatttaaaaaattaggGTTCTGAGAATTTACTTTACGGTAGTTTTCAAATAGTACTTTAACGGAATAACTTCCACGTTTCAACATCTGTTGAAATCTCATCTGTCACCTGTATTTACAAGTGAAATCTAACAACTAGAGtattctcaataaatttattccTGAGAATTTATAATTGGCGTACAGcgtacaatttttatatgaaactttCACTACAATCGTATAtcttcgttttttatttatcagcTTCTCATCGTGAGAAACAGGTTCAGTTACCAACGGGAAGATTATTCTATACTTCATTCATCAACATGTAGAATATTTACCACGCCCCGAATATATTGCTTCAATTTTCACgcgtttttaatgttttctttgttacGTTTAGATCCACATATACacaacatatattttgaaaacttataCATtggaatgaatgaaaaatgCAAAGAATGTTGTTACTTTGTATGCTTATGCTGTTCACATTATGTTATCAATTGAAAAGCAGAGCACTGAcctttttgtattaaaattgcTCGAGTCGAAAAAAGCTCTCAAGTGGAAATCATGTCAATAACCACTCTGGAAGAAAATCTAATCTGTATATTGATGTATGATGCTGTAAGATAGTCGCTGTAATTTGAcatatagaatttattttatattttgtttatattacagaaaaaaaacgTATTAGTGATCTTGAAATTCAACCAATTTGAACACAAGATATCCATTTCATATTATCTATCCACcatttatcttaaaaattgtatacagcttttacccgcggcttcgctcgcatcgaatccaataaataagtatcagaaatcattataatagaaaagaacgaactctgtagctatattagaacctgaaatatagatctttgaatgtagaaaaattgccaaaaacctgcAAAAATctataactccacattgaatgtccgcgactagctcctctccaaccgatttaaatgttcaaaaactcaaaagaaagaaagtgtttcagcgagggttcttaaaccaaaacgaactctgtagctatattagaacctgagatatagatatttgaatgtagaaaaattgccaaaaacctacaaaaatccataattccacattgaataTCCGCgactagctcctctccaaccgatttaaatgttcaaaaactcaaaagaaagaaagtgtttcagcgagggttcttaaaccaaaacgaactctgtagctatattagaacctgagatatagatatttgaatgtagaaaaattgccaaaaacctacaaaaatccataattccacattgaataTCCGCGCATGGCTCCTCtccaaccgatttaagtgttcaaaaactcaaaagaaagaaagtgtttcagcgagggttcttaaaccaaaacgaactctgtagctatattagaacctgagatatagatatttgaatgtagaaaaattgccaaaaacctacaaaaatccataattccacattgaataTCCGCgactagctcctctccaaccgatttaaatgttcaaaaactcaaaagaaagaaagtgtttcagcgagggttcttaaaccaaaacgaactctgtagctatattagaacctgagatatagatatttgaatgtagaaaaattgccaaaaacctacaaaaatccataattccacattgaatatccgcgcctagctcctctccaaccgatttaagtgttcaaaaactcaaaagaaagaaagtgtttcagcgagggttcttaaaccaaaacgaactctgtagctatattagaacctgagatatagatatttgaatgtagaaaaattgccaaaaacctacaaaaatccataattccacattgaatatccgcgcctagctcctctccaaccgatttaagtgttcaaaaactcaaaagaaagaaagtgtttcagcgagggttcttaaaccaaaacgaactctgtagctatattagaacctgagatatagatatttgaatgtagaaaaattgccaaaaacctacaaaaatccataattccacattgaatatccgcgcctagctcctctccaaccgatttaaatgttcaaaaactcaaaagaaagaaagtgtttcagcgagggttcttaaaccaaaacgaactctgtagctatattagaacctgagatatagatatttgaatgtagaaaaattgccaaaaacctgcAAAAATctataactccacattgaatgtccgcgacTAGCTCCTCTCCTACTAAACcgatttaattgttcaaaaactcaaaagaaagaaggtgtttcagcgagtgttcttaaaccaaaacgaagtctctatcttgaacagaacctgagatattgaggatagaacgtgtgtatgtgaaaaactcccataagtaatgtacaggggggaaatcgcatttgagtataacttgagaatggtgaaaattagatgaaatccgatggttgatggctgatctgtgcatcaatacctttcattgaaaaaaaaaaattaagcaaatcggttgggtagaacgcctgaacggactcggaatggaaatcatcaatttttttaatatatatgatatataattgcaatttagttgaaaacaaaattatttatgtttgttttatgCTACTATTGTTTAAAGTTTAGTATCTATCTTAATAGACATCGTCAAATAACTTACCTGGTGGTTGATCTCTGAACTGAGGACATCTTTCAATCGGTAATGCTTGATCTGTATAAACGAATGCCTCACAAATAGATAGTTGGCTCGGAGTAGGTGCTTCTAAATGCACACTTACAAATGCTCCAGGCATTGGAGGATTACAAGGAAGAAATAAGGGTTGACCCTCTTCTAGAAACCCTGTAAATCGATTGCAAATTGGATTCGTACCTAAATCCGGTCTGTTGTTACCAACTCTAACAATTATAGTTGCGGGTTTTTTGGCTcctgtaaaaaataaaataaaatgtgtaataatatagaagaataaaaatattaatatttgaattttaattattttttcaatcacacTTCATTGTAgactaaatttttctacttatgtCATTTAAAAGAAGGTATTAAAAAGTCCGAGAGAGATGGTTGATACATACTTTTCGAATTCATtcacttttcaaattttatatttacccTTTTTTGTTACTAAAAAGCGGACTTTTCATGTATGacactttcttatttttttgttcttattttccaataaaaatatgcaaattttattgtgaataaatCATGTCAACATAAAACAAATTCCTCAGTCGAttatagattcttatatatatatatatataatgctTTCATACTGTATTCGTCGTCATCGTTTTAAATTGTAGGTTAAGGTTAAGAATGTCATGGCCAAATTTCTTCTCTAAAGACCTTCGTTTATATTCCATTGACCCAAAGATGCAGTTGTAGCTCAGTCGATGCGTTAACGCAAAGAACGAAATTATGTCATCTTTTACAAATTTTCCTATGTCgcgaaaataagaatttatcaaCAGTGATATATATTTGGCTATTTTATTCTCATTGAGCTTATTAGACGACCAAAGTggacaaaataattcaataactaTATAAAATCATGAAATCGGaactaaatgaaattttatgtgattgatttgtttttataactCAAACTAAAAAGACATTAAAATGTTTCTTAGCTTAGTTTCAATACTCTTGttgttgaatttctctgagcaaaattgaatcctattttacaaattattttttattttagtattttaacattatgcttagattttatgtttaaggaaacttaacatttagttgaaagatattttagaaaaggaaaagtaagtcctacctctgttttatgaccccggacacatgggttacacaaaggactctttttacttttcggagtaatgcatatattttagtaaaacatctgtaattttacgattcttaaggagaggcttagacctcattgtaaatattttattattagtttttcagtcagtacaaaccgactctttcaagcgtgaggacgcttctcgaaaacgtagtcttttaaataaagacttaatatatgaatgttaaccactgtgtatttcatttataaatataaaacctaataatcacgattacctatccataactttcaacacTTGTAAATGTTAACTATGTATATCTGAACACATTGTAAACAATTTGTAACATTACCTAACAAATGGAATTTAAATATTACGAAATGACAATAGATAGGAGTGAAacaaaaatagtaacaataGGTGATAATTCAAAAATGCAAGGAACGGATTTAAGAGGCTAAGAGAGGAGTTTTTAATCACAAAGAATAAGGAAGAAATGAGCCAAAAACTGCTGAGAGTATTctatttaaatggaaaatacgATACAACTGAgcaaaatataggaaaaatggaaattaataaataataaacgaGAGATAAGAATAAAGACATTATAAGCAAGGCGGAGGGAATACTGAGTGGGAAGAGAAGCTAgcgaaaacaaagaaaaagaaagagagGAAACAGTTCGTGAGAAAATAGTCAATAAATGAGTGCTTAGCGAGCACATATAAATCATCAGCTATATCAACTCAATAGGAGTATTATATTGTCACGTCGTATttacatttgaataatttgaaattataatatcacaTAATGGTCCTCGATTGCAGCGATAATGAATGattaatttaaaactaatttggATAATATCTTCGTGAGacaatattatttgtaaaattatacccactgaaataaggaaaatttcTTTTCACACGATAGTTAATGCTTTTATTAACCCAGATAAATAAAGATACCTTAGGAAGAAACCATATTTATTTCCGGTGGCATTAAGAGTAAGGTTACTCAAAACCGGagtattaaatttcaaatttaattttagatacGTCCACCCttgagttttttccaaaaaattcaacGCATATACAGTGACAAgtatattaaatttaacaataaaatggCCAAggtattgtttttaaaaatacatgAGCTTTGATTTGTTTCTAATTTCGTTGTTTTGTA
This genomic interval carries:
- the LOC130893703 gene encoding uncharacterized protein LOC130893703 isoform X2, whose protein sequence is MKIITNHVGILCETPIECSFPGAPAHSSIVFSDENLGPGTVATYSCERGFELLGPSRRVCQNGLWVPEGIPFCVLNVAAGKAPMQVSTDSGGIPQKAIDGSTSAFFSGESCTLTKPERNPWWYVNLLEPYMVQLVRLDFGKPCCGAKKPATIIVRVGNNRPDLGTNPICNRFTGFLEEGQPLFLPCNPPMPGAFVSVHLEAPTPSQLSICEAFVYTDQALPIERCPQFRDQPPGSTATYNGKCYIFYNRQPLPFREALSFCRSRGGTLVDESNPALQGFISWELWRRHRSDAGGQYWMGAIRDPDTRGWKWLSAEDVTVSFWNLPVGNGDCARYDGTKGWLWSDTDCTMRLNYICQHQPKACGRPEQPPNSTMIAPNFNVGSTIEYSCDEGHLLVGPATRVCLETGFYNEFPPVCKRIQCGYPADISNGEYNLVNDSVGYLSRVIYSCNEGYEMIGRAQLACDIDERWNGPPPRCEAIQCEPPAPIENGNVDISNATIFGMEVTYSCNNGYVLNGPEILTCLTNGHYDNLPPTCEMVATTVVQIPEPTQTTRFASTTTVTTTLSRSTVTTTTRPRTRGTRPSPTTIRGIDIVKIANRTRRPYSRTPTELRSSTVSIPPSIIVAGHPQDNEIAGSSNIQHGETPNVNVPLSVDGERKEAFGAKLNLGAIIALGAFGGFIFLAAIITTIVILVRRNQSAKHYRHRASPDCNTVASFDSSSSESRNGALNRYYRQAWENLHESAGSKAGLRATNATNHSPLRRKETLDEPYRTERHRDGSEMVVSDLYSGAKGVEKKRHHHHHHHHESRPHKEGREWRDSRPPPHREHKRY
- the LOC130893703 gene encoding uncharacterized protein LOC130893703 isoform X1 produces the protein MCAMMTDSNFISNSRFITSLLVFGITIIKGILCETPIECSFPGAPAHSSIVFSDENLGPGTVATYSCERGFELLGPSRRVCQNGLWVPEGIPFCVLNVAAGKAPMQVSTDSGGIPQKAIDGSTSAFFSGESCTLTKPERNPWWYVNLLEPYMVQLVRLDFGKPCCGAKKPATIIVRVGNNRPDLGTNPICNRFTGFLEEGQPLFLPCNPPMPGAFVSVHLEAPTPSQLSICEAFVYTDQALPIERCPQFRDQPPGSTATYNGKCYIFYNRQPLPFREALSFCRSRGGTLVDESNPALQGFISWELWRRHRSDAGGQYWMGAIRDPDTRGWKWLSAEDVTVSFWNLPVGNGDCARYDGTKGWLWSDTDCTMRLNYICQHQPKACGRPEQPPNSTMIAPNFNVGSTIEYSCDEGHLLVGPATRVCLETGFYNEFPPVCKRIQCGYPADISNGEYNLVNDSVGYLSRVIYSCNEGYEMIGRAQLACDIDERWNGPPPRCEAIQCEPPAPIENGNVDISNATIFGMEVTYSCNNGYVLNGPEILTCLTNGHYDNLPPTCEMVATTVVQIPEPTQTTRFASTTTVTTTLSRSTVTTTTRPRTRGTRPSPTTIRGIDIVKIANRTRRPYSRTPTELRSSTVSIPPSIIVAGHPQDNEIAGSSNIQHGETPNVNVPLSVDGERKEAFGAKLNLGAIIALGAFGGFIFLAAIITTIVILVRRNQSAKHYRHRASPDCNTVASFDSSSSESRNGALNRYYRQAWENLHESAGSKAGLRATNATNHSPLRRKETLDEPYRTERHRDGSEMVVSDLYSGAKGVEKKRHHHHHHHHESRPHKEGREWRDSRPPPHREHKRY